In the genome of Parafrankia irregularis, the window GGCCAACCCACCGGACCGGGCAATGGCGGCCAACCCGCTGGGCCCGGTAACAGCGGCCAACCCACCGGACCGGGCAATGGCGGCCAACCCGCTGGACCGGGCGGCACAGGCACAGGACCTTCCGGTACCCCGGAAGACGGCGGGAAGCAGCCCTCGCCGCCGAGTATCACCGGGCTGACGCTGGACGGGAAGCCGCAGAACGTGCCCGGCGGCTGGCACCTCGTGGACGTCAGCGGCGAACACACCCTGCGCGGAGAGATTCAGGGTGAACTGCCGTCCGGCACAGCCATCGCCATTGTCAGCCGTGCTCCGCGCGACGGGAAGCACTACCTGCAGTACTATCGTCTGACCGCGGGCGGGTTCGAAGCGGTCATGAGTAACGGCTGCGGGACGAACCTCTACAACGGGGCAGCGGAGACGTTCGACATCCTGCTCGTCGAGTCGCCGACGGCCGACCAGCTTCCGAATCTCTGGAAGCCGCCGCCCTGCCCTCGGCCTTCGCTCTCGGACTCCGACTGGGCGCGGATCGCTCCCTCGGTCGTCCTCAGGTCGTTCACGATCGCGCGCGACCTGCCGGCCGACACTCCGGGCCCCAGCAGCCCGGCCCCGTCGCGCCCTGCGGCCACACCGACGTCGCCGATGTCGCCGATGTCGCCGCCGTCGACCGGCTCGCGGGCTCCCACGCCGCCGACGCCGCGCACCCCGGCGGCCCCCAGATCGACAGGGGGTGGCGGGGCATGACATCGGCCGGGATCTGGGTGGCGGCGCTGTCCGTCGTGCTCGGGGCGGCAGGCTCCGCGCTGCGCTACCCGGGCCTGGTCGGACTGGCGGCGGGCTTCGGGATGGCACTCGTCGTGGCCGTGCTCGCCGTCGCCGGGCGCGACGGGCTGGCTGTCACGCTCCACAGTCACGCCTCCGTCACCCGCGACGACCTGGTGACGGTCACGGCCACGGCGCAGAACCGGCGTCGGCGTGTCCGCCCGGGTGGCCGGCTGGATGTACCGAACGGCCTCGCGCCGATCGTCCTGCCTGTCCAGCGGCTGCGACCTGGCCGGATGGTGACGGTGAGTACCCGGATAGTGGCGACGCGACGCGGGGTGTGGGGGCTGGGACCCGCGGTGTCTGTTCGCCGGGACCCGTTGGGGTTACTGGCCAGAACTCGCCTGGTCGGTGAGCAGACGACCCTCGTCGTTCGGCCGCGTCGGTACGAGATCGAGCCACTGGCCTGGTCACACCACCAGCGGTCCGACGGGAGCGCGCGCTCGCTTCCCCGGCCAGGACTGGCGGAGTTCGAGACGCTGCGCGAGTATGTGCCGGGCGACGACACCCGGCGGGTGCACTGGCCGTCGTCGGCACGTACCGGCACGCTGCAGGTCCGTACTTTTGTCGACCCCACGACGGCCGCGGCCTTGGTGCTCCTCGATACGCGGCGTCTCGCCTACACCGAGGGCGCGGCGGGGGACGCCGCGTTCGAGGACGCCGTCGAGGTCGCCGCGTCGGTCGCGCACGCGTACGCAGGCCACCGCCTGCCGGTACGGCTGCGTACGACGGGCGGACTGGCCTGGCCCGTCGGCGGCTCGACCGGGCGGGAGGAGGATCTGCTCGACCAGCTTGCCGCGTTGTGCGTGCAGGAGCCGCGCCCAGGAGACGCCGCCGGCTCGAGCGACCCGACCGGTCTGGCGGACGCGCTCAGGGCCCTGCGCCGCGGCGACGCCCAGAAGACCAGCGCGTTGCTCGTCGTCGTCACCGGCGTACGTGCCTACGAGGCCCCGATGGTGGCAGGCGGCCACCGGACCGGCCCGGTCATCCTGATCCGGACGGGCGCAGCCCGGCCAGACGCGCGCCTGGAGCCGGGCGATGGCGGCGGCGATCCGGTGGCGACGATCAGCCTGGACCGGGCGGCCGATCTCCCGGATCTGTGGCGCCGCCTCGACGAACTGACGTCGGGACGGATGCGGTGAGCCGCGACGCCGGGGCCATCGCCGTGGTCGCCACTGCGTCGCTCACAGCCGCTGCCGGATTTCTGCCCGCCGTGGGCGGCCAACCACGGCCGGTTGGCCTGATCTTCGTCTGCGCGGTCCTCGCGGCGTTGCTCGCCGCGGCGCCGTGGCCATCGGGTCCCGCCGGCTGGCTGGCCGTGCCGACGTCCGTGCTCGGCTGGTTCACGATCAGCCTGGGCGTCCTGTACGGGGTACCGGACGGGCCGGACCTGCGCGACCTCGCGGTTGCGTTGGCGCAGGGCCCAGCGGATCTGATCTCCCAGGCAAGGAGCTCCGGTGGCGGTCGGGCCAGTCTCGCTGTCGTACCGTCGGCCCTGGTCTGGCTCGCGTCCGCGACCGGGACGGCGCTGACGCGCCGAGCCACCGGCGCTCTTACTCCGTTGCTGCCCGCGCTTGCGGTGGCCGTGGGAGCGAACGTACTGGCGTTCCGGCACACGGGATGGCAGGTGGGCGCCGCGGCCGGCGTCGTCGCGCTGACGGCGGTTTTCCTGCTCGGGCACCGTGACCAGCGGAATCCAGGCGTACGGCCGCGGCCGACTGACGACTCGCGGCCCACGAGCCGGCGGCGGGCGCTGGCTGCCGTGGCGCTGGTCGCCGTTCTCGGCGGCGCGGCTGTGACGGCGGGCCTCGCTGTCGGCCCGCTCGGCGGGCGCGCGGTCGACCCCGCCGTCGGCGGGTGGGCCACCGCGCCCAGCGGCCAGCTCCCCGACGACGAACCGAGCGGCCGGGCGTCGCCCACTCGCCAGCAGAGCCCCGGCGACAAGCCATCCGCACCGCCCACGGTGAACTCGATTTCTTCCCGGAGCGCGCGCGAACGAGCAGTACGGCCAGCACTGTTCCTGCTGGCCCTGTTGCTGGCCCTGTTGTTGGCACTGCTGCTGGCGTTCGTGGCAATGGCGGTGCTTGTTCGGGTGACACGCCGTGCGCGGCGCTGGTGGCGGCGTACACGCGGAGGTCCCGCGGCTCGGCTGCTGGCCGCCTGGCGCGACACCGTCGAGGCGCTGGGCCGGGCCGGCCTGCCCGTCGGCGCCGAGCTGACCATCGGTGAGCTTGTCGACGGCGCGGTCGCCCGGGCGGGGTCGAGCCTTGGCGGTCCGCTGCGCGCGCTGGCCGGGCTGGCCGGGCCAGCACTCTACGACCCCGCCGCCGCCGTTGATGACATGCGGGCCAGCACGGCCTGGCGGCACCGAGACGCCTGCGTGACCGCGCTTCTCGCCCACACGCCCCGGGCCGCCCACACGCGGCCGCCCGGCCCGCCCGGCGAGACCGGGTCGGCGGTCGGTTCACGGCGCCGGCCGCCGGCCGCCCGTTGACGACAGACAGCGACAAACACACGAAGTACGGGGGATGGAATGCGCGCGGGTGACTTCGTCACGGCGTTCGACCGGATTGTCGCCAACATTGACCAGGTGGTACAGGGCAAGCCAGATCAGGTGGAACTCGCCGTCACCTGCATGCTGGCCGGCGGGCACCTGCTCATCGAGGACCTGCCCGGCGTCGGCAAGACGTTGCTGGCCCGGTGCCTGGCTGCCAGCGTCGACGCCGAGATGAAACGAATACAGTGCACGCCCGACCTGCTGCCCAGCGACATCACCGGGACGGACGTCTATCTGCCGGGAACGGGTGGGCAGGAGTTCCGGCCGGGACCGGTGTTCGCGAACGTCGTGCTGGCGGATGAAATCAACCGCGCCACCCCGCGGGCCCAGTCGGCCCTGCTGGAGGCAATGGAGGAACGACGGGTCACCGTCGGCGGGATG includes:
- a CDS encoding DUF58 domain-containing protein; this encodes MTSAGIWVAALSVVLGAAGSALRYPGLVGLAAGFGMALVVAVLAVAGRDGLAVTLHSHASVTRDDLVTVTATAQNRRRRVRPGGRLDVPNGLAPIVLPVQRLRPGRMVTVSTRIVATRRGVWGLGPAVSVRRDPLGLLARTRLVGEQTTLVVRPRRYEIEPLAWSHHQRSDGSARSLPRPGLAEFETLREYVPGDDTRRVHWPSSARTGTLQVRTFVDPTTAAALVLLDTRRLAYTEGAAGDAAFEDAVEVAASVAHAYAGHRLPVRLRTTGGLAWPVGGSTGREEDLLDQLAALCVQEPRPGDAAGSSDPTGLADALRALRRGDAQKTSALLVVVTGVRAYEAPMVAGGHRTGPVILIRTGAARPDARLEPGDGGGDPVATISLDRAADLPDLWRRLDELTSGRMR